A single Anopheles maculipalpis chromosome 3RL, idAnoMacuDA_375_x, whole genome shotgun sequence DNA region contains:
- the LOC126564938 gene encoding uncharacterized protein LOC126564938, translating into MASRKITPMFNDYVYEAIRQIAVEQGFTPDLFSVDFDEETRLECDGYVSFVFKAIINGDDREFTLWCKVPPNDDKRSLELFKRECFFYRETLHGFYEFQSEKGVSEESGEGFYATPKCYLAHCNTDKSEPEALIMLEYNEAFEKWDWDKLEPINVEHTRLVMQQLGRLHALSFAMKEQRPEVFEQYKQAGVVVGEQGSGLITLMKESFDRALTTMKTRFESEQDRIGAVKDAVFESLKGCCDPATAEPYCVVTHGDCWINNLIYSHNENNVATGVILTDWQSSRYASPILDLCYFFFISAGEQFRRDYMDSLLHHYHASLADFLIRLGGDASRQFPLTTLLRLMKPYRDLLGS; encoded by the exons ATGGCCAGCCGGAAGATAACTCCCATGTTCAACGATTACGTGTACGAAGCGATCCGTCAGATTGCAGTCGAGCAGGGCTTTACGCCGGATCTGTTTTCGGTGGATTTCGACGAAGAAACGCGGCTCGAGTGTGACGGGTACGTGAGCTTCGTGTTCAAGGCCATCATCAATGGAGACGATCGTGAGTTTACGCTGTGGTGTAAGGTGCCACCGAACGACGATAAACGTTCGTTGGAGCTGTTCAAGCGGGAATGTTTCTTCTACCGCGAAACGCTGCACGGGTTCTACGAGTTCCAGTCGGAGAAGGGTGTGTCCGAGGAGTCCGGTGAAGGGTTTTACGCGACGCCGAAATGCTATCTGGCACACTGCAATACCGACAAATCGGAACCCGAAGCATTGATCATGCTGGAGTACAATGAAGCGTTCGAAAAGTGGGACTGGGACAAGCTGGAACCGATCAACGTGGAGCATACGCGGTTGGTGATGCAGCAGCTCGGACGGTTGCATGCACTGTCGTTTGCGATGAAGGAACAGCGTCCGGAAGTGTTTGAGCAGTACAAGCAGGCCGGTGTGGTGGTCGGCGAGCAGGGCAGTGGATTGATCACGTTGATGAAGGAATCGTTCGATCGTGCTCTTACCACGATGAAAACTCGGTTCGAATCGGAACAGGACCGGATCGGTGCTGTAAAGGATGCTGTGTTCGAGAGTCTGAAGGGATGTTGCGATCCGGCCACTGCTGAACCGTACTGTGTCGTCACGCACGGTGACTGTTGGATCAATAATCTTATCTACTCGCATAATGAG AACAACGTGGCAACAGGTGTCATTTTGACCGACTGGCAATCGTCCCGGTACGCATCGCCCATCCTCGATCTGTgctacttcttcttcatctcgGCCGGTGAACAGTTCCGGCGGGATTATATGGATAGCTTGCTGCACCATTACCATGCCTCGTTGGCCGACTTTCTCATCCGGCTCGGTGGGGACGCATCGCGTCAGTTCCCGCTGACCACTTTGCTCAGGTTGATGAAGCCGTACCGTGATTTGCTCGGAAGCTAG